The Sparus aurata chromosome 10, fSpaAur1.1, whole genome shotgun sequence genome includes the window TAATCCATAATGTTAAAAAAGTAATCCCTGAGTGCTCCTTActgatcagagcagaatctgatgtgactggGTGTTTATTCGTCCACAATGTCTGGACTCAGTTACTTCTGTCACTGGCAAGCTTGCGCTATAGCGACACCGACTCACTAATGAGGTTTAAAATTTGAAAGGTAGATGCTGAGGTTTGTGAAAGAAGGTTTTCTAAATAAGTGTGTGCAAAGCAGAGATTGATATCGGGTTTATAAGTAGTAGCATCACTCTTGGTTGTCTTTCAGAACAGCAGGTTGAGTGATGTTTGTGGTCGTGGCTGAAGTCTTCCTGTGGtggggactttatttttcaCTCAGGCAGACAATGATTGTCACGGCAGAGGGCCGGCTTGTTCcactgttattttcttttcGTCATTATTTTTCCATTGTGTATACGTAGAGACGTTTTGAATTCAACACAAAGTGTAGCACCACCGTTAGGTTGAGTTTAATGGCTTTAAATGAGATACCTACCAGTAGCAACTAGTGATGAGGATGCATTGTCATGGAATTTTATGAGCCCCTAACATTGATGGTGAGAGCATCTTAGCATTTAGCCAATAGTAAATGTCATTGAGCTAACATCAAGTGTCTCTGAGCCTGGTGAAGCCTCACAGAGGCACAGAGCTGCTAACATGGCTGTACACTCTATATTTTACTGACAATGTGTTACCATAAGCAGCTGATGTATTCTGGTATTCtggtaatgtttttttcaaaaaagtctTAATACAGGAGCTAGTCTGATGCTGTCATGAGAAGCTGGTTCTCACTGCTTCCTTTTAGAGGCTACTCTCTACAGAACTTCAGAGGCCTCGTGATTTTCACCTCAGTTGCTGTCAGACCACACTgtgctgtctcttcctgtcaAACAAGTGATGTGAGTCTCACTCTTTGCTCCCTCCACCGACCATTTCACTCATCAGTGTTCTCTCTGACTTGTCCTCCTCTGTCAAACATTAAGCAAGCTGTTTGTCCTctcagacaaaaaataaaagtcagacaCTTTGACCAACAgtgaataaaaagaaacacgGAAAATAAGATACgaaaacatcattcaaactttatttttctttttacacctTCCAcccacacaagaacacaacagcagTTTAATATGAGCGAGCTGCAGTTCCAGTTGCTTCCTGAATCTATCTGGTGGCAGCGTACACAACATGtggctccatctctctctctgatgcAGGCCTGCGGTTTCTTTTGGGTTTAGCCTGGAAGCGTACTGCTGCGTAGTGCAGGTCATCTGAGCCCATATTCTGTAAATGAGAGTCAATTACTCTATTGGGGACACTGTAAATATCTGTAAAACTAGTGGATTAGTAGGTTGGTGTTGGCCAGATTTAAGCAGATTTCTAATCCCAGGTTTGTTGCACAATTTGAGTCTTTACTGACAAATAATCTCCATGTTGAGCTGATGGAGCATTTTCGTATGTTTCTGAggtgataaataaatgaataaatgaaaataaagaattgtAAGAAAAAGGAAGTGTTTGCTCGCATTCTGAACAAAATCCCCATTTGCTTTGAAATGCAGATTTTTCTCCAAAGTAATGAGCATCATCTGTCAATTTAAAGCTTGGAGAACACATTTCGGGgctttaaaatatgtattaatgaAGATAATTTTAGCTCTATGTTAAAGACGACTGTTTTGCCTTTCTGAAGTTACAGTTTCATACGAACTGAAGCAGCTCGGGACAGAAGTCATGAAGAGAcctgtgtttttaaatgcagcaaaCAGTTTCTATAAGATATCGTTGGATTTACCTTGTTTTCTCCAGGCTGCTCCCCTTCATTCACGGCTAAATAGCAAAAGATAGAGGTCTggattgtttattattattcactGTATGCGTCATGGTTTCCATCATGTAGACAGAATGTACAGAGGGGTTGTGCAACAAATTCCAAATGTACTGTACCTGTCTGAAGTTTCCTGATTTTTACAGCCAGAGCAATGCTGAATATAGTGAGGAGGACAGTCAGACCGCCCAGGATCAAACACATTATGTTTGCCATTCtatccctctcctctcctataGAAATGGTAGAGTTAGactatgtgtgtctgtgattaAGAAGCTCTTAGCAGAGAAGAGGGGAAACTTACGTAGAGTGTGAAAACTGCCTCCATCATCCAAACTatcaccttttaaaaaaatggggAGGAAATAATTTGATGCCTTATGGTTCGCTGTTTGTCTTCATGCTGTTTTCATACTTATGTGACAATCAATTTGAGATATAGTGTAAATATGGCGAGGAAAAGAGATCACTCCCAGTCTTACCTTGAACGTTTAAGTATGTTGCAGTAGAAATGACTGTATGTGTTCTTATGTAAAATCCACAGAAATACAATCCGGTGTCAGATAAATCCACTTGCTTGATTTTGAGGAAAACAGTGGAGACGTTGGAGCTCATTTCAAAttttccattttgaaatccatcACAGAATGAAACTTCGCCATCAGACTCGTACATAGAGGAGATACAGTGGGGCTTGGTTCTGTTGACCACTCTGAACCAGTCTGTCTGAGTTTTAATTGTGGAGAGGTTGGAGCACAGCAGTGTGACTTCATCACCAGTCCGAACCCCCACATTGTGAGActcagaacctgagacagagatCCAGcctaaaacaaacagcagaaacaacatGAGATTTATTCTTTTAGCTGATAAACCAACAACACATCTAAATTAGCTCAATACTTACTGATTtgtaaggaaaaaaagaaaggtaatTAATTTGATTGTATTTGCTTCCAGTACTTACTGAGGCTACAGAGAAGTAAAGATGTCATTAAGGTGAAGCTCTTCATTGTGCGTATAACCGTGTCACAGCTAGGGCACTTATATCTCTGTAAAGGGGCGTTCATTGAAAAGGGGTGGGGTATTGAATAATTTATGTAAAGACCTCAAATCCTTACCACGAATGTCTGCGCCTGATGCAATCTGACATAAAAATGTGCGTCAATGATTTTCTGTCGCCATAAGTAACAATTCCTCTGCCGGTCTTACAGTTTTTTGTACAGCCATCATGGAAGATATCCTCACCTCATTTGCAGAACAGATACAGCAGCTCAGACAGAATAAATCACGTGCATGTTATTTGTTATGCATCTGTGTTCATGAACACAGTTGAACTACATGTTATTCGTCTCTTGGACCAAGGTGCACAGACAGAACAACTTGAACAACACAAATATTtgatatcaaatcaaatcaaatcaactttatttatatagcacctttcatacatgtaaaaatgcagcccaaagtgctttacattaaaagaaaagaaaatgaaacaaaccccCTTAACATCCCCACTCCCCACACCCTCAGTCatgtaacacacatacacacacgcacacacacccttgaGCACACAGCATACTACACCGATAAGTAAACCCCCCCACGCCCACAAGATAAATTAGAGTATGGCTGAGCACTGATAGACCAAGAGAGGAAACACCATCCTATGGGAGCCATCCCCACCGAGAGCCGTCCAAGCCCACAACTACAGGGGACGctgccacagagaccaccccgaCCCAGACAGTTAGGGGCCCATACCAAAGCCATAAAGACCTGGGGCAGGACTCCCCAACTATCAAGGCCGGGACAACTCCCAGGACGGCAcccctgaaaacaaagagacaatcaataaaataagtactaaaataaatgaaaaaacctcctaaaacaacataaatgaatgttaatatAAATTACTAAGAGCAAAACATAGCTTTTAAGCACTAAACCCGtaaaagcagcattaaaaataaataaatacgtaaatgaataataaaacctttaagagaaaattaaaggacaaagaaaaatgacaggacAGCATAAATGAGTAATACTAAATGAGTAAAAGGGGACTCagttaaaagctaaattaaaaaggtgagtCTCGAGCCTGCATTTAAAATCCTCAACAGACTCAGTGGCCATGAGGccctccggcaggctgttccacaggcGAGGGCCGTAATGATAAAATGAAGCTTCACCAAAGGTTTTGGTTCTAACATTGGGAACAGATAAAAGACCAGTACCGGAGGACCCCGATacggtaaaagcaggtcaggcAGATAAGAAGGCCCAAGgccgttaagacacttaaaaactgataatatgacctgcagcagatcGGGACGGAGGTCATTACGAGACGTGCATGTTTAAatgcaacattaaaaaacacaacaagctgTTTCTATTAGTTCTATCGGAGTAtgcggccttcttggaggtcctggctggggccCTGCAGGGGGCCCCAGTGGGGGACTCCATAgtcttactgggggacttcaacgcgcacgtcggcaatgacggagatacctggaggggcgtgattgggaggaacggcctccccgatctgaacccgagtggtgttctattattagacttctgtgcAAGTCACagtctgtctataatgaacaccatgttcgaacacaaggatgctcatatgtgtacgtggtaccagagcaccctaggtcgaaggtcaatgatcgattttgtgatcatatcatctgatcttcgaccgtgtgttttggacactcgggtgaagagaggggcagagctgtcaactgatcaccacctggtggtgagttggtttcggtggcaggggaaatccctggagagacctggtaagcccaaacgagtagtgcgggtaagctgggaacgtctgggggaggcccctgtccgagaagccttcaactcccacctccgaaggagcttctctagcatccctgtggaggctggggatatcgaacctgaatggacgatgttcaaagcttccattgttgaagctgcagctgtgtccttcGGCACCAaccccgacccccacgcaatgctgaagaggcgtgtcaaccaagacagcccctcaacacccagagccttcagcatttctggtggtatctcatcgatccctggggctttgccactgtggagttgtttgactaccacagtgacttcacccagggaaatcggcaatgataccccatcatcccCCAGCTCTgtccattacagagggtggcttggtgggattcaggaggtcatcAAAGTACCCCTTCCATCGTcctatgacctcctcagtcgaagtcaacaaggtcccatccttgctgtacacagcttggatgattccccgtttccccctcctgaggtgacggacagttttccaaaagcgctttggcgccgcccgaaagtccttctccatggcctcgccaaactcctcccacacccgctgctttgcctctgcaacagctgcggctgctgcccTTCGGGCCCGTTGGTaccccaaaactgcctcaggagtcccccgggacaacatgtccctgaaggactccttcttcagtcggacggcttccctgaccaccggtgtccaccacgAGTTAATGCTCGATTAACCTTATTTCTTCCAGGCTGCTCCTCTTCATTCACAGCTAAATGGCAAAAGATAGAGGTCTCCAGGGTCCGCAGTGTTGCATATGCAGGAACACTGAATGTTTCAACCAACACTAACCCAACATCTATCCTTCCACAACCCTGATTCCCCCTATCCTTCACCCTTCAACCCCTCAATCCTTTATCCCTCACCCTTCTTCCCCCATCCTTTCATAGCTCCACTCTGTCCACTTACCCTCAATCCACCCCATTGGCATCCCCTCAGATATCCATCATATGCAATAAACGTCAAGATCATACTTTTGATGGTGTGATCTCTAAGCCCACAGAAACACTTGACAAGATGcagttaaatatttttattattaagaATGAAATTCTCATTCATATGTTTTGGTCAGTCAATGTACATgatgacacacagcagcagatacttacCTGCTCTCTGTGGCTTTAAAAGTGCAGTTGCACAGAGCCACTAGCATGGCTGTAAACTCTGTCATGTTGAACATTCTCCTTTTTGCAGATTGTGCTcttgaagtgaagtgaaatcTCTATGagaaacctttgtgtaaatagAAATGAGGGCTGAAGAGATTTCACTGAGAGACTGATCCATTTTTAAGGTAACTTCTCGTTCTGTGAGAGCAGCGTTGCCTTTGATGTTTGTTGTCAAATGTCTGAAATCTTCCTATGGTGGAAACTTTATCTTTAACTGACAATGGTAGTTACCACAGGCTGCTGATGTGTTCTCctattatttatttctatagtgtttttttttcaaaaatgtcttgATACAGCAGCTAGTAATGTAGCTGTTCTTGCTCTGTAAGAACAGAAATACCTTTGATGTTTGTGGTCAAATGGCTGAAATCTTCCTGTGGTGGAAACTTTATCTTTTActgacaatgtgtgtgttgtcattttCACCTCAGTTGCTGTCAGACCACACTgtgctgtctcttcctgtcaAACAAGTGATGTGAGCCTCACTCTTTGCTCCCTCCGCCGACCATTTCACTCATCAGTGTCCTCTCAGACTCGTCCTCCTCTGTCACACATTAAGCAAGCTGTTTGTCCtctcacacaaaaaataaaaggcagACACTTTAAccaaaagcaaataaaaagacACGCGGAAAataacatacaaacacattattCAAACTTTATTATTCTTTCATAACTTCCAcccacacaagaacacaacagcagTTTAACATGAGCGAGCTGCAGTTCCAGTTGCTTCCTGAATCTATCTGGTGGCAGCGTACACAACTTGtggctccatctctctctctgatgcAGGCCTGCGGTTTCTTTTCGGTTTAGCCTGGAAGCGTACTGCTGCGTAGTTCAGGTCACCTGAGCCCATATTCTGTAAATGAGAGACACTTACTCTGTTAGGGACACCATAAAAATCTGTAAAACTGGTGGATTACCAGATTTCTAATCCCAGTCTTGATGCataatttcaattcaaactCCAGTCAAAGAAACCGGTCACtgatataaataaaaagtgtttggTCACAAATAATCCCCAGGTTGATCTGATGAAgcattttcatgtgtttctgagGCAATaaacaatgatgataataatgaggCTACAACTATTGTTTGCTTGCATTCTGAACAAAATCACTATTTGCTCTGAAATGCATATTTTACTCCAAGTTAATGAGCATCAACTGTCAATTTAAAGCTTGGAGAACACATTTCAGGGTTTTAAAGTATGTATTAATGAAGATAATTTCAGCTCTATGTTAAAGACGACTGTTTAGCCTTTCTGAATTTACAGTTTCATATGAACTGAAGCAGCTCGGGACAGAGACAGTTATTGTTGGATTTACCTTGTTTCCTCCAGGCCGCTCCCCTTCATTCACAGCTAAATAGCAAAAGATAGAGGTCTGGATTGTTTATTATTGTTCACTTCATGCTTAACTCTTTCCATCATGTAGACAGAATGTACAGAGGGGTTGTGCAACAAATTCTTAAATCACTGTACCTGTCTGAAGTTTCTTGATTTTAATAGCCAGAACAATGCTAAATATAGTGAGGAGGACAGTCAGACCGCCCAGGATCAAACACATTATGTTTGCCATTCtatccctctcctctcctagAGAAATGGTAGAATTAGACTCTGTGTTATAATGTGGTGGCTTTAGCTATGATAACTTTCCCAATTAATGAGCTCTTAGCAGAGAAGAGGGGAAACTTACCTAGAGTGTGAAAACTGTCTTCATCATCCAAAACATCACCTTCAGAAAAAATGGGGAGGTAATAATTTATTGCCTATTGGTTCGCTGTTTGTCTTCAAGCTGTTTTCTCACTTCTGTGACAATCAATTTGAGATATAGTGTAAACATGACAAGGAAAAGAGATCACTCCCAGTCTTACCTTGAACGTTTAGGTATGTTGCAGTGGAAATgactgtatgtgtttttatataaaatCCACAGAAGTATAGTCCAGTGTCAGATAATTCCACTCGCTTGATTTTGAGGAAAACAGTGGAGACGTTGGAGCTCATTTCAAAttttccattttgaaatccatcACAGAATGAAACTTCGCCCTCAGAGCCATACACAGAGGAGATACAGTGGGGCTTAGTTATGTTGACCACTCTGAACCACTCTCTCTGAGTTGGACTTGTGGCGAGGTCGGAGCACAGCAGTGTGACTTCATCACCAGTCTGAACCTCCACAGTGTGAGActcagaacctgagacagagatccagcctgaaacaaacagcagacataACATGAGATTTATTCCTTTAGCTGATAAACCAATGACACATCTAAATTAGCTCAATACTCACACTTTTGTAAGGAATAATTAAGGATAATTAATTTGATTGTATTTGCTGCATCTAGTACTTACTGAGGCTACAGAGAAGTAAAGATGTCATGAAGGTGAAGCTCTTCATTGTGCGTGTAA containing:
- the LOC115589153 gene encoding uncharacterized protein LOC115589153, giving the protein MKSFTLMTSLLLCSLSWISVSGSESHNVGVRTGDEVTLLCSNLSTIKTQTDWFRVVNRTKPHCISSMYESDGEVSFCDGFQNGKFEMSSNVSTVFLKIKQVDLSDTGLYFCGFYIRTHTVISTATYLNVQGDSLDDGGSFHTLREERDRMANIMCLILGGLTVLLTIFSIALAVKIRKLQTAVNEGEQPGENKNMGSDDLHYAAVRFQAKPKRNRRPASEREMEPHVVYAATR